The genomic interval GCGGGCAGGTTGCGTGTTCGGCCATCTGTTCAGTGTGCGCCTCGCGGTGCCCTGGCCGGTGTCGCTCGCTTGGCCCTATCGAGTGAGGAAGCGGGTGACGTCGCGAGCGAAGCGCGGATGTTTGACCGCCCCCATATGGCTCGCTCCCGGGTAGATGATCAAGTGCGAGTGGGGGATTCCGTCGGCGGTGTGGCGGAAATTCTCGACGGGATAGAAGCCGTCGCGTTCCCCGCCGATCACCAGCGTGGGAGCTGCGATGTCGGAGAGCCGGCCGTCGAGGTCGAAAGCGTCCTCGGCGCGGACGAAGGCCAGGGTGTCGGCGGGGTTCTTCGGGCGTGCCAGCGGGTCGAGCAGCCACATACCGGCGGCGGCGAGGCGGGCGATCAGCGGGTTGGTGAAACCGGCCGAGGCCATGTGGTGCAGGGCGCGTTCGCCGCGGGCGGCGGCTTCGCCGAACTTCACCTGGGAGGCGGAGGCGGCGCGTTCCAGGCGGTAGCCGGCGGAGGCGATGACGAGTTTGCGGACGGCTGCCGGGTGGTCGGCCGCCAGCTGCAACGCTACCGAGCCGCCCGAGGAAATGCCGAGAACGTCTACCGCGGTACCGAATTCGGCCAGTAGCGCCTCGGCGTGCTGGGTCGCGATATCGCCCATGGTGGTGCCGTCGGCCATGCCGGGCGCTCGCCCGACGGCGTAGACGCGGAAATCTCGGGCCAGTGGTGCGAGGGTTTTGATCTCGCTGTCGCGCATCCAGCCGGTGGGGTTGGCGTGGTCGGCGGTGAACCAGCGCAGGAAAACGAGCGGCTGCCCGGAACCCAGTGCGAGATAAGGCAATCCGTGCTTCAGGGTGCCTTCGGTGACCGCCGGGCCGGCGACTGCGGTGGACCGCCGCATCTGTTCCTCCTACGCTTCGTAGTACTGAGTAGGAGCCTACCTGGGGGCACCGACAAGTTCGGGGGTGCTAAGTCCAGCGGCCCACCGACCATCGCCGCTTGCGGTAGCGCGGTGCGGCGCGCACTTCCTGGGGTCGTGCGAACAGGGCCGAGAGCGCGCGGGCCGCGCCTTCCGGATCCCGCCACAACTGCTTGCATCGAGAGCATTCCCATTGTGGGTCGTCGGCCGACACCACACAGCCGCCTAGTCGAATATCGCCGCGTACGGCCATAACTCGTGCCTTGGCCATCGGTAGTCCATAGAGGATCGGTATTCCGTCGTGCCCGCATTCCGGGCAACGACCTGTACTCGCCATAGCTTCCGCGTCCTTCCCGCGCCGGGTCGTGGGGGGTAGCCGGGATATCGGGCCGTTACTGCGACACGTACCCGCGACACGCGCGGTCAATCGGAAACAGCACCGTCGCCGGAGCGACGGTGCTGTTTCCGCCGGGGTCAGCCCGCCTTGGCGATGACGTCCGCGGCCACCGCCGCGGGCACCCGCGCGTAGGAGTCGAAGACCATGGCGTAATTCGCCCGGCCTTGCGTCTTCGAGCGCAGATCACCGATGTAGCCGAACATCTCCTGCAGCGGCACCAGCGCCTGCACCACGCGTGCGCCCTTGCGCTGCGTCATCGCCCGCACCTGCCCGCGCCGGGTGTTCAGGTCGCCGATGACCTCACCCAGATAGTCCGCCGGGGTGACGACTTCGACCGCCATGATCGGCTCCAGCAGTGCCGGACGCGCCGCGGCGAGCGCTCGGCGCACCGCCTGCGCGCCCGCGGTGCGGAACGCCAGATCCGAGGAATCCTGCACGTGCGCCGCGCCGTCGAGCAACGTCACCCGCACGTTCACCATCGGATATCCGGCGAGCACGCCGTTGCGCAGGGCATCCAGCGCGCCGGCCTCGACCGCGGGTAGGTATTCCTTCGGCACGCGTCCGCCGGTGACCCGGCTCTCGAACGCCGTGTTGAACCGGTGGCGCTCCGCATGGTCACGCTCCGCTACCTCCTCCGGGCCCTGAGCTCGCGCCCCGCCGTCCGCACTCGCCATCGGTGCCACCGCGAGCACGACCTTGGCGAATTGGCCGTGTCCACCCTGCTGTTTGCGATGGGTGTACTCGTGCCGTTCGACCGTGGCGGTGATGGTCTCGCGGTAGGCCACCTGCGGCTTGCCGATGTTCGCCTCGACCTTGAACTCCCGCTTCATGCGGTCGACCAGGATGCCGAGGTGCAACTCGCCCATGCCGCCGATGACGGTCTGCCCCGTCTCCGGATCGACCGTCACCGAGAAGGTCGGGTCCTCGTCGGCCAGCCGCCCGATGGCGGTGCCCAGCTTCTCCTGATCGGACTTTGTTCTCGGTTCGATGGCCACCTGGATGACCGGCTCCGGGAAGGTCATGGACTCCAGCACGATCTGGTCGTGCGGATCGCACAGGGTGTCACCGGTGCTG from Nocardia goodfellowii carries:
- a CDS encoding alpha/beta fold hydrolase, with protein sequence MRRSTAVAGPAVTEGTLKHGLPYLALGSGQPLVFLRWFTADHANPTGWMRDSEIKTLAPLARDFRVYAVGRAPGMADGTTMGDIATQHAEALLAEFGTAVDVLGISSGGSVALQLAADHPAAVRKLVIASAGYRLERAASASQVKFGEAAARGERALHHMASAGFTNPLIARLAAAGMWLLDPLARPKNPADTLAFVRAEDAFDLDGRLSDIAAPTLVIGGERDGFYPVENFRHTADGIPHSHLIIYPGASHMGAVKHPRFARDVTRFLTR